Proteins encoded in a region of the Apostichopus japonicus isolate 1M-3 chromosome 19, ASM3797524v1, whole genome shotgun sequence genome:
- the LOC139959841 gene encoding nuclear distribution protein nudE-like 1 — protein MDDEVPKFSSPEDEIKFWRNKAQQLKQTLDETKEELEEFQISSQELEQELETQLEQAEKKAKDFHAANQRLQLECETLKESLEQSQNQYLRQINELEDELAQIKAIKEELDKYIRELEQTNDDLERAKRTTVVSLEDFEHRLNLAIERNAFLENELDEKESLAVTVQRLKDEARDMRQELAVKDTDVLLPDKDVDGVIDNKVLEEKKLVLTPNRDVTGDVPLGHTPLTPSARISALNIVGDLLRKVGALENKLASCKNFVKERDQQQIPRKAISPIDSPRSAKRANRTGAVPSPGNLQGVVKITV, from the exons ATGGACGACGAAGTGCCAAAGTTTTCTTCTCCAGAAGATGAGATCAAATTTTGGAGAAACAAAGCACAACAACTGAAACAAAC GTTGGATGAGACAAAGGAGGAGCTGGAAGAATTTCAAATAAGCAGTCAAGAATTAGAACAAGAATTAGAAACACAATTGGAGCAAGCAGAGAAAAAAGCCAAAGACTTCCATGCAGCTAACCAGAGGTTACAATTAGAATGTGAGACGTTAAAG GAAAGCCTTGAACAGTCACAGAACCAGTATCTCAGACAGATTAATGAATTAGAAGATGAACTTGCCCAAATTAAAGCTATCAAAGAAGAATTAGACAAATATATTAGAGAACTGGAACAGACTAACGATGACCTAGAGAGAGCAAAAAG aactaCAGTAGTCTCACTGGAGGACTTTGAACACAGGCTGAACTTG GCGATAGAGCGAAATGCCTTCTTAGAAAATGAACTCGATGAGAAAGAGAGTTTAGCAGTCACCGTACAAAGACTGAAAGACGAAGCCAGGG ACATGAGGCAAGAGCTAGCCGTGAAGGACACTGATGTTCTTCTTCCAGACAAAGATGTAGATGGAGTAATTGATAACAAGGTGCTCGAGGAGAAGAAACTGGTCTTAACACCGAACAGAG ATGTCACAGGAGATGTTCCACTAGGACACACGCCCTTGACTCCATCGGCCCGAATATCAGCACTCAATATTGTCGGCGATCTTCTACGGAAAGTTGGA GCACTCGAAAATAAATTGGCTTCCTGTAAAAACTTTGTGAAAGAAAGAGACCAACAGCAGATACCAAGGAAAGCTATCAGTCCAATCGATTCACCAAg GTCAGCCAAGAGAGCTAACAGGACGGGGGCCGTGCCAAGCCCTGGAAATCTACAAGGCGTCGTTAAGATAACagtgtga
- the LOC139959895 gene encoding uncharacterized protein isoform X2 has product MQYYISDPGFLQVRGPETKIETSDGLAVPTTVLNIFTDYDYNRSVITIAAHVDYLAKSVVAASTLAAQQIDMTKHNGIHPRLGAVDLIPIHPLSTAVSLEKCGNIANDIACQLVDKIDGFSCFLFGSADEEKKSLVDRRKEIGWFRGHSSVDYESGTSDLGSKCKRFGITGIGASYYVMNCNVTIKTQDLAVGRRIAKAIRGTSPGGLNGVQAMAFPHRGNIEVACNVESYQTTAEENEKSVSNPRQTTEQIGCESTENTEAIRKEWIYSSPQTIEQRVAELARNEGIELVGTALVGFTPDKAYELAIKNLREGNSERWKIQKVEHM; this is encoded by the exons ATGCAGTACTATATATCGGATCCAGGATTTCTCCAAGTGAGGGGGCCAGAAACAAAAATAG AGACATCAGATGGTCTTGCTGTTCCTACAACTGTTCTGAACATTTTCACAGACTATGACTACAACAGATCGGTCATTACTATTGCTGCACATGTGGATTACTTGGCGAAAAGTGTCGTAGCAGCCAGTACTCTGGCTGCTCAACAGATTGACATGACCAAGCACAATGGAATTCACCCAAGATTGGGGGCAGTAGACCTAATACCGATACACCCACTCTCCACCGCTGTTTCTCTTGAGAAATGTGGGAACATAGCAAATG ATATCGCTTGTCAATTGGTTGATAAAATTGACGGATTTTCTTGCTTTCTCTTTGGAAGCGCCGACGAGGAAAAGAAGTCACTGGTTGATCGGAGAAAAGAGATAGGGTGGTTCCGGGGACATTCAAGTGTTGACTACGAGTCTGGAACTTCTGATTTGGgttcaaaatgtaaaagattTGGAATTACTG GCATTGGTGCATCGTACTATGTCATGAACTGTAATGTGACAATCAAAACTCAGGACCTTGCCGTGGGTCGTCGTATCGCTAAGGCCATTAGAGGAACCAGTCCTGGAGGATTAAATGGTGTTCAAGCCATGGCTTTCCCTCACAGGGGGAACATCGAAGTAGCATGTAATGTCGAGAGTTATCAAACGACAgcagaagaaaatgaaaagtcgGTCAGTAATCCTAGACAAACTACAGAACAAATAGGATGTGAGTCGACAGAAAACACAGAAGCCATCAGGAAGGAATGGATTTACTCATCACCCCAGACAATCGAGCAAAGGGTCGCAGAATTAGCGAGAAATGAGGGTATCGAATTAGTTGGAACTGCTCTGGTGGGATTTACACCCGACAAAGCGTATGAATTAGCTATTAAAAACTTACGGGAGGGAAACAGTGAAAGGTGGAAAATTCAGAAAGTGGAACACATGTGA
- the LOC139959895 gene encoding uncharacterized protein isoform X3, translating into MAFRTDDAWPAFNYLKKTSDGLAVPTTVLNIFTDYDYNRSVITIAAHVDYLAKSVVAASTLAAQQIDMTKHNGIHPRLGAVDLIPIHPLSTAVSLEKCGNIANDIACQLVDKIDGFSCFLFGSADEEKKSLVDRRKEIGWFRGHSSVDYESGTSDLGSKCKRFGITGIGASYYVMNCNVTIKTQDLAVGRRIAKAIRGTSPGGLNGVQAMAFPHRGNIEVACNVESYQTTAEENEKSVSNPRQTTEQIGCESTENTEAIRKEWIYSSPQTIEQRVAELARNEGIELVGTALVGFTPDKAYELAIKNLREGNSERWKIQKVEHM; encoded by the exons ATGGCCTTTCGTACAGATGATGCATGGCCGGCATTCAACTATTTGAAGA AGACATCAGATGGTCTTGCTGTTCCTACAACTGTTCTGAACATTTTCACAGACTATGACTACAACAGATCGGTCATTACTATTGCTGCACATGTGGATTACTTGGCGAAAAGTGTCGTAGCAGCCAGTACTCTGGCTGCTCAACAGATTGACATGACCAAGCACAATGGAATTCACCCAAGATTGGGGGCAGTAGACCTAATACCGATACACCCACTCTCCACCGCTGTTTCTCTTGAGAAATGTGGGAACATAGCAAATG ATATCGCTTGTCAATTGGTTGATAAAATTGACGGATTTTCTTGCTTTCTCTTTGGAAGCGCCGACGAGGAAAAGAAGTCACTGGTTGATCGGAGAAAAGAGATAGGGTGGTTCCGGGGACATTCAAGTGTTGACTACGAGTCTGGAACTTCTGATTTGGgttcaaaatgtaaaagattTGGAATTACTG GCATTGGTGCATCGTACTATGTCATGAACTGTAATGTGACAATCAAAACTCAGGACCTTGCCGTGGGTCGTCGTATCGCTAAGGCCATTAGAGGAACCAGTCCTGGAGGATTAAATGGTGTTCAAGCCATGGCTTTCCCTCACAGGGGGAACATCGAAGTAGCATGTAATGTCGAGAGTTATCAAACGACAgcagaagaaaatgaaaagtcgGTCAGTAATCCTAGACAAACTACAGAACAAATAGGATGTGAGTCGACAGAAAACACAGAAGCCATCAGGAAGGAATGGATTTACTCATCACCCCAGACAATCGAGCAAAGGGTCGCAGAATTAGCGAGAAATGAGGGTATCGAATTAGTTGGAACTGCTCTGGTGGGATTTACACCCGACAAAGCGTATGAATTAGCTATTAAAAACTTACGGGAGGGAAACAGTGAAAGGTGGAAAATTCAGAAAGTGGAACACATGTGA
- the LOC139959895 gene encoding uncharacterized protein isoform X4, with protein MVGHAKTSDGLAVPTTVLNIFTDYDYNRSVITIAAHVDYLAKSVVAASTLAAQQIDMTKHNGIHPRLGAVDLIPIHPLSTAVSLEKCGNIANDIACQLVDKIDGFSCFLFGSADEEKKSLVDRRKEIGWFRGHSSVDYESGTSDLGSKCKRFGITGIGASYYVMNCNVTIKTQDLAVGRRIAKAIRGTSPGGLNGVQAMAFPHRGNIEVACNVESYQTTAEENEKSVSNPRQTTEQIGCESTENTEAIRKEWIYSSPQTIEQRVAELARNEGIELVGTALVGFTPDKAYELAIKNLREGNSERWKIQKVEHM; from the exons ATGGTAGGCCACGCCA AGACATCAGATGGTCTTGCTGTTCCTACAACTGTTCTGAACATTTTCACAGACTATGACTACAACAGATCGGTCATTACTATTGCTGCACATGTGGATTACTTGGCGAAAAGTGTCGTAGCAGCCAGTACTCTGGCTGCTCAACAGATTGACATGACCAAGCACAATGGAATTCACCCAAGATTGGGGGCAGTAGACCTAATACCGATACACCCACTCTCCACCGCTGTTTCTCTTGAGAAATGTGGGAACATAGCAAATG ATATCGCTTGTCAATTGGTTGATAAAATTGACGGATTTTCTTGCTTTCTCTTTGGAAGCGCCGACGAGGAAAAGAAGTCACTGGTTGATCGGAGAAAAGAGATAGGGTGGTTCCGGGGACATTCAAGTGTTGACTACGAGTCTGGAACTTCTGATTTGGgttcaaaatgtaaaagattTGGAATTACTG GCATTGGTGCATCGTACTATGTCATGAACTGTAATGTGACAATCAAAACTCAGGACCTTGCCGTGGGTCGTCGTATCGCTAAGGCCATTAGAGGAACCAGTCCTGGAGGATTAAATGGTGTTCAAGCCATGGCTTTCCCTCACAGGGGGAACATCGAAGTAGCATGTAATGTCGAGAGTTATCAAACGACAgcagaagaaaatgaaaagtcgGTCAGTAATCCTAGACAAACTACAGAACAAATAGGATGTGAGTCGACAGAAAACACAGAAGCCATCAGGAAGGAATGGATTTACTCATCACCCCAGACAATCGAGCAAAGGGTCGCAGAATTAGCGAGAAATGAGGGTATCGAATTAGTTGGAACTGCTCTGGTGGGATTTACACCCGACAAAGCGTATGAATTAGCTATTAAAAACTTACGGGAGGGAAACAGTGAAAGGTGGAAAATTCAGAAAGTGGAACACATGTGA
- the LOC139959895 gene encoding uncharacterized protein isoform X1, which translates to MSIKNLAVFLLNVSEGQNKKIIEAVASAAANANDGFSSETSDGLAVPTTVLNIFTDYDYNRSVITIAAHVDYLAKSVVAASTLAAQQIDMTKHNGIHPRLGAVDLIPIHPLSTAVSLEKCGNIANDIACQLVDKIDGFSCFLFGSADEEKKSLVDRRKEIGWFRGHSSVDYESGTSDLGSKCKRFGITGIGASYYVMNCNVTIKTQDLAVGRRIAKAIRGTSPGGLNGVQAMAFPHRGNIEVACNVESYQTTAEENEKSVSNPRQTTEQIGCESTENTEAIRKEWIYSSPQTIEQRVAELARNEGIELVGTALVGFTPDKAYELAIKNLREGNSERWKIQKVEHM; encoded by the exons ATGTCCATCAAAAATCTTGCAgtatttttattaaatgtttcagAAGggcaaaacaagaaaataatagaGGCAGTGGCATCTGCTGCGGCAAATGCAAATGATGGGTTTTCAAGCG AGACATCAGATGGTCTTGCTGTTCCTACAACTGTTCTGAACATTTTCACAGACTATGACTACAACAGATCGGTCATTACTATTGCTGCACATGTGGATTACTTGGCGAAAAGTGTCGTAGCAGCCAGTACTCTGGCTGCTCAACAGATTGACATGACCAAGCACAATGGAATTCACCCAAGATTGGGGGCAGTAGACCTAATACCGATACACCCACTCTCCACCGCTGTTTCTCTTGAGAAATGTGGGAACATAGCAAATG ATATCGCTTGTCAATTGGTTGATAAAATTGACGGATTTTCTTGCTTTCTCTTTGGAAGCGCCGACGAGGAAAAGAAGTCACTGGTTGATCGGAGAAAAGAGATAGGGTGGTTCCGGGGACATTCAAGTGTTGACTACGAGTCTGGAACTTCTGATTTGGgttcaaaatgtaaaagattTGGAATTACTG GCATTGGTGCATCGTACTATGTCATGAACTGTAATGTGACAATCAAAACTCAGGACCTTGCCGTGGGTCGTCGTATCGCTAAGGCCATTAGAGGAACCAGTCCTGGAGGATTAAATGGTGTTCAAGCCATGGCTTTCCCTCACAGGGGGAACATCGAAGTAGCATGTAATGTCGAGAGTTATCAAACGACAgcagaagaaaatgaaaagtcgGTCAGTAATCCTAGACAAACTACAGAACAAATAGGATGTGAGTCGACAGAAAACACAGAAGCCATCAGGAAGGAATGGATTTACTCATCACCCCAGACAATCGAGCAAAGGGTCGCAGAATTAGCGAGAAATGAGGGTATCGAATTAGTTGGAACTGCTCTGGTGGGATTTACACCCGACAAAGCGTATGAATTAGCTATTAAAAACTTACGGGAGGGAAACAGTGAAAGGTGGAAAATTCAGAAAGTGGAACACATGTGA